The following proteins are co-located in the Solanum pennellii chromosome 1, SPENNV200 genome:
- the LOC107027264 gene encoding diphthamide biosynthesis protein 3 produces the protein MSYDDVEIEDMEWNDELQSYTYPCPCGDLFQITKEELKIGEEIARCPSCSLYITVIYNLEDFLGDSKKPVEPSKQQPVAVA, from the coding sequence ATGTCTTACGATGACGTGGAGATTGAGGATATGGAGTGGAACGATGAGCTCCAATCGTATACTTATCCTTGTCCGTGCGGTGACTTGTTTCAAATCACAAAGGAAGAACTGAAGATTGGAGAAGAGATCGCTCGATGCCCTAGTTGTTCCCTTTATATCACCGTTATTTATAATCTCGAAGATTTCCTCGGAGATTCCAAGAAACCCGTCGAGCCCTCGAAACAACAGCCAGTTGCTGTCGCTTGA